CGCTGCTGCGCGAGACCACCTGGCTGGGCGTCGGCGTGGCGGTGGCCGCGCTCACCGACGTGTTGGATGGGCCGCTAGCACGACGCCTTCGTCGGACCACCGCTGGCGGTAGCAGGCTCGATTCCATCGCCGACCACACCCTCACCGCCTCGCTGGTCCTGTGGCTCGTCTGGCTTCGTCCCGAGTTCTTCGTGCAGCAATACCCTCTGCTGGCCGCCTGGGCCGCGGTCGGGCTGACTGCACTCCTGGTGGGGTGGGTGCGGTTCCGGAGGATCGGGGACCTGCACCTCTACTCAGCCAAGGTCGCCGGAACCGTCGGCTATCTCTTCGCCATCTGGCTGTTGTTGTTCGGCACCTACAGCGTGAGGATCTTCTACCTCGTCATCGGGATCTGCATCCTAGCCTCGGCCGAAACCCTCCTCGTGGTGTCGACCCGCTCGAGAGTGAGCGAGCACCTCGGGTCGATCTTCCTGCGGTCTCCGCGTACTCCCGCGGATGGGACGGCAAGCCCATCGCGCCATTGACGGGAACATGCGCGACTCCCTCTCCGATCGGATGTCGGTGAACACCGCTCTCTTCACCGACCTGTACGAGCTCACCATGCTCCAGGCCTACTGGCGGGAGCAGATGATCGCGGAGGCCGTCTTCAGCCTGTCGGTGCGTCGGCTTCCGGAGGGGCGCAACTTCCTGCTCGCCTGCGGCCTGGACGACGTCCTGACGTACCTCGAATCGCTGCGCTTTACCGAAGAGGAGCTGGGCCACCTGCGCAGCCTCGGTCTCTTCGAAGAGGGTTTTCTGGAATGGCTGCGCGGCTTTCGCTTCACGGGCGATGTGTTCGCGGTGCCGGAGGGAACGCCGGTCTTCGCGGAGGAGCCCCTGCTAGAGGTGGTGGCCCCCATTGCGGAGGCGCAGCTGGTCGA
This genomic interval from Longimicrobiaceae bacterium contains the following:
- a CDS encoding CDP-alcohol phosphatidyltransferase family protein; the protein is MRTDSGTCSREPEDPVLDRIEPVPVPLRQQDVEPVDLPQSFWSSLPNGLTRFRLASVPFLWVLALLRETTWLGVGVAVAALTDVLDGPLARRLRRTTAGGSRLDSIADHTLTASLVLWLVWLRPEFFVQQYPLLAAWAAVGLTALLVGWVRFRRIGDLHLYSAKVAGTVGYLFAIWLLLFGTYSVRIFYLVIGICILASAETLLVVSTRSRVSEHLGSIFLRSPRTPADGTASPSRH